The stretch of DNA GGTGCGGCGCCTTGTGATGGACCATGACCATGAAGGGCCGTTCAGGGTCACGGGCGCGGATCCATTCGATGGCGAGGTCCGTGATGATGTCGGTCACGTAGCCCTTCACCACGGCCGCGCCGTCCGGTCCCAGGAATTCCGGGTCGTGATACTCGCCCTGATCGCGAAGGACGCGCCAGGCGTCGAATCCGGTCGGGTCGTGGCCGGCCCCGTGGCCGAGGTGCCACTTGCCGTAGATCGCGGTCTGGTAGCCCTCGGCCCGCAGGAGCTTGGGAAAGGTCCGCAGCGTGTTGTCCATCGGCGTGTCGAGGGTGGTGACGCCGTTGACGTGGTTGTACGTGCCCGTCAACATCGCGGCCCGGGACGGCGTACAGATCGAGTTGGTGCACAAGCAGCTGTCGAAGCGCATCCCCGTCTGCGCGAGGCGATCGATGTGGGGCGTCTCGTTGATGCGGCTGCCGTAGGCGCCGATGGCATGGGACGCGTGATCGTCGGAAACGATCACGATGATGTTCGGGCGGCGACCCACCGGTACCTCCTCGCGAAGTCGACCTCGGAATCACGGCGCAAGCGCCCGGATGCCCTCCATCTCGATGCGGACGTTCACCCGCGCCCCCGCCGGCGGTGGTTGCGTCGCCGACGCGGCGATCTGCCTTCCCGCGTCGTCGGCGACGATCACACGATAGGCATCTCCGTAGACGCGGGTGGTGATCACCACGGCGCTCCCCGTGGGTGTGGGCGTGAGAAGCACCGCCGTGGGCGCGATGACGACGGCCATGGCGCCCTGCGGTCCGGGCCATCCGGCGATCTCCCCCCAGTCGGTCACGAGCGAGGACCCCTCCCCCACCGCGGTCACCACGTTCGGGTGCCCGACCATGGCGGCGGTCGCCGCATCACCGGGATCGTCACGCAGTTCCGCCGGGGTGGCCAGACGGGCGACACGTCCCTTTCGCAGGACCGCGATGCGGTCGGCTACGGCGGCCGCCTCGTCGAAGTCGTGGGTCACGTACAGCGCCGTCTGGCCGAGATCGGCCAACAGCGCCCGCAGGTCGACGACGAGTCGGTCGCGCAGGGGGCGGTCGAGCGAGGACAGCGGTTCGTCGAAGAGGACCAGGCCCGGTTCCGGGGCCAGTGCCCGTCCCAGAGCGACCCGCTGTGCCTCACCTCCGGAGAGGTCGGCCACGGCCCGTTCGGCGAGGTGGCCGATGTCGAGCAGTTCGAGAACCTCGGCGACACGAGACCGTCGCGCCGAGCGCGGTCGGCGTTGCATCCGCAGGCCGAAGGCCACGTTCGCCGTCACGTCGCGGTGGGGAAACAGAGCGTGGTCCTGGAACATGAGGCCGAAACCGCGCCGGTGCGGTGCGACGTCGGTGATGTCGTCACCCGCCCACCGGATCCGCCCCGACGTGACCCTCTCGAGACCCGCGACCGCTCTCAGCAGGGTGGTCTTGCCCGTCCCGCTGCCTCCGAGCACGGCGACGACCTCACCGCGGGCGACCTCGAGCGATGCGTCCACCAGAACGTCGTCGGCACCGGGGGCCACCGTGACGGCGTCCACGGCGAGGCCGTCGGAATCGGCGGGCGGGGCCTCAGATCGCACGAAGCTCTCCCGGGCCCAGTCGGTCGATCAGCCACACGGCGGCTCCGGTCATGGCGACGAGGATGACGCTCAGCGCCATCGCCTGGCCGAATGCGGCCTCGCCGGGTCGACCGAGCAACTCGAATATCGCAACCGGGACCGTTGGTCGGTCGGCGCGCACGACGAATGACGTCGCCCCGAACTCACCCAGCGAGATGGCGAACGTGAAGGCGGCACCGGCGGTCAGCGCTCGGGCCGCCATCGGTAGGTCGATCTCGCGGCGAACGGTGCCGGGAGCCGCACCGAGGACGACGGCGGCTTCACGCACGTGCCGGTCGATTCCCCTCAGGACCGGCACGACGCTGCGCACGACGAAGGGTGTACCGATGACAGCGTGGGCGAGGGGTACCAGGATCCAACGGCTCCGCAGATCCACGGGAGGCGTGTCCAGACCCACGAGGATGCCGAAGCCGACCGCCACCGCAGACGTGCCGAGCGGCACCAGTACCGCCACTTCGAGCAGTCGTGACACGAGATGACGCCCGTGGACGATGACCAGCGAGGCGGCTGTCCCGACCACCAGCGCGATGAGCGTGGCCACCGCCGCGAAGGTCAACGAGTTGACGATCGCGTCCACCGGCGCCACGAACAGCGCTCTGATCCGGGTGTCGCCCGCGCCCCCGAGGGAGCGCCAGTAGCTGAGCGAGAAGCCGTCCCGCGTCCGCACGCTGCGTTCGGCCAGCACGGCCAGTGGAACACCGAGGACCACCGCCGCCGTCCCTAGACCACCGGCCAGCGAGACCCGCTGCCGGCGTGAGCGCACCGGACGCCGATGTTCGGCACGGAGTCCACCAGCGTTGCCGGTCCGCCGCGAGAGGTGGGCGTTGAGGACGACCACACCGAGCACAGTCACGAGCTGCACGACCGTCAGCGCGGCTGCAACGTCGAACTCGAGGCGCTGTGTGGCGAAGCGCCAGATCTCGGTGTCGAGCGTCGCCCGCCTGGGTCCGCCGAGGATCAAGATGATGCCGAAGGACGTGAACGTGAAGAGGAACACGAGGGCGGCGGCCGACGCCACAGCAGGCATGAGCCGTGGAAGCGTGACCTGTGCGAAGGTGCGGACCGGGCCGGCACCGAGCGTCCGGGCCGCCTCGGCCGGCCTCTCGTCGAGCTGCGCCCAGTATCCCCCCACGGTCCGCACGACGATCGCGAACTCGAAGAACACGTGGGCGATGAGCACGGCCCAGACCGACTGTCGGAGGTCGATCGATCCACCGTCGAGCGAGAAGCGGTCGAAGAGGGCCAGGAATGCGGTTGCCACGACGACACTCGGAAGCACGAAAGGCACGGTCACAGCCGCAGTCACGGCCCGACGACCGCGGAACTCGAACTTCGCGAGCGCTGCTGCAGTGGGGAAGGCGATCAGAAGTGTCAGCGCCGTCGACGCGCCCGCCTGCCAGGTCGTGAACCACACGACATCCCAGGTGATGCGGTCCGTCCACACGTCGACGACGGCGTTTCCGTCGAACGCCTCCGCCCCGATCACCGCCAGCGGGTACCAGAACATCAGGCCGAGGAACGCGACCGGAACCGCGACGATCAGGGCCCTTCCGGCCAGAGCGATGGCTTCGCGCCCGCGCCCGCTCAGCGGAGGACGATCTCGACCCATCGGCGGGTCCACTCGTCGACGTTGGCGGCGATGGTCGCCGGATCGAGCGTGAGCGGTTCGTCGACGGCGACCCCGTGCTCGACGAAAACGTCGGGCAGGGCTGCATCCGACGCTGCCGGGTACACGAACATCGACAGCGGGATGTCCTCCTGGAACGTCGTCGACAACATGAAGTCGATGAGTTCGCGGGCGGCACCCACGTCGTCGGCCCCGGTGAGGATTCCCGCGAACTCGACCTGGCGGAAACAGCCGTCGGTCATGACGCCGGTCGGTGGACTCTGTCGGGGCGGATCTGCGAACACGACCTCCGCCGGGGGTGATGTCGCGTACGACGTCACGATGTTGCGCTCTCCTCCTCCGGCGATGAACTCGCCGTAGTAGGCGTCGGTCCATGTGGAGGTGACCGCCAGGCCGGCGTCAGCGGCCTCGGCCCACCACTGCTCCCACCCGTCCTCGCCGTAACGGGCGATGGTGGCCAGCAGGAGAGCGAGGCCCGGCGACGACGTCTCGGGGTTCGGCGTGACCCACTGCGAGGCGTACAACGGATCGGTCAGGTCGTCGAGCGATCGTGGGGGTGGACCCTCGAGACCCTCGATCCAGTAGTTGATGCACACGTCGCCGTAGTCGATCGGCGTCACGCGGTGGTCGGGATCGAGGACGAGGCTCTCGTCGACGACGTCGAGCCGGGGTGACTCGTAGGGGGTGAAGAGGTCTTCGCCGAGAACCCTGGCGAGAAACGTGTTGTCGATTCCGAACACGACATCGGCCACCGGATCATCGGCGGTCAGAATGAGTTGCGCGGCCACCGAACCCGTGTCACCCCCCGTGAGGACCTCGACCTCGATCCCCGTTTCCAACTCGAACGCCTCGAAGACGCTGTCGCTGACGAGGAACGAGTCGTGGGTCAGCAGCGTCACGCTGCGTTGCTCGCCGACCTCGCCACCATCCGACGCCGCTGCAGGACCGTCGTCACTGGAGCAGGCGATACCGAAGAGTGAAACGGCGAATGCCAGTGCCAAGAGGCGTGTGTGTGTCATCAGATCTCCCTCCGCTGGAATTACCCAGATCAGGTTCACGGGTCGATGACGAATAGGTCACCCTCTCAGCCCGGCCGTTCCCGAGCTCCCCGGTTCACATTGTGTGCGTGGCTTCCACGGTACCCCGCGGCGGGGCTGCTCCCGACGAGGGCGGGTGTGTGACGCCGCGGGGCCGCCGGGTAGCGTGTCGGGCCATGGCCCGCCGCATAGACGTGGAACTCACCAGTCGTCGAGATGACGACACCTGGACCTGGCGCGCCATCGGCGCACGAGAACCTCGGGGGGAGCTCGACAGCTCACTCCTGTGGCCCGAGGCCAAGGTGGGTGATCACGTCCGTTGTGAGGCTGATTTCTCCATCGACGGGATCTCCGTGGTCTCGGCGGGTCCCCTCGTGGAGCCCGAGCGCACATCGGCGTTCGAGACTCTCGAGATCCTGGGCTCGGGAGCCGAGGAGAAGCTCGTCACGACGAACTTCGTCGAGGGTGGTGGCCGCGGACGTGGTCGCGGACGTGGCGACAGGGGCGACCGCGACGATCGCGGCGGTGGACGCCGTGACGAACGCGGCGCTGGACGTCGTGACAACGACCGGTCCCGACCCCGCGGCGAGTCGCGCCAGCAGCGTGAGCGGCCACCCGAGAAGCCCAAACCGAAGCGTCTGCGCCCCGGCCGCGAGCACCGCGACGCGTGGTTGGCGGAGCTCCCCGAGGAGCACAAGGCGATCGCCGACCAGCTGGTACGCGGTGGCCTTCCCGCTGTGCGTCAGGCCGTCGAGAAGCAGAACGCCGCCGCCCGGGAGACCGGTGAGCCCGAGATCGACGCGGCCCCACTCGAGGGCATCGCCGAGAAGTTGCTGCCGACGATGCGGATCGCGGAGTGGCGTGACCGCGCCGAGGCCGCCATCGCGGGCGTCGACGAGATCGACCTTCGAGACCTGCGCTCGGTCGTCGTCGCCGCCGAGGCCGTCCAGCGCGACGAAGAGTGCCGGGCGATGGCCGAGGACCTCCGTGGCAAGGTGTCCGATCGGGTCGACCGGGAGCACAGCGAATGGCTCGCCGAAATCGCCTCGACCCTGGGCGACGGCCGCACCGTGCGGGCACTCCGCCTCAGCTCACGCCCACCCAAGGCCGGTGTTCCCCTCCCCCAGGACCTCGCCACCCGCCTCACCGAGGCTGCTGCGGCCGGTATGGGCTCCGATGCCACTCAGGACCGCTGGGCCACCGTTCTCGACGCTGTGGCGTTCTCGCCCATCCGTCAGATGGTGCGGCCCGCCGCCATTCCCGCCGAGCCCGGGGAGGAACTCCTCGCCGCCGTGCGCAAGGTCTCCACCCGGGTTCCCCAGATCGCCGGCCTCTTCGGCATCGAGCCCACCGAGCCGCCCCGTAGGCGCCGGTCGCGCTCAGGGCGCGGCTCCGACACCAAGCCTGCCCGGACTGCACAGGCCGAGACTGCACCCGCCGAAGCGACCACGGACACTCCCGCGGCACCGGCCGAGCAGGCCCCCTCAGGCGAGGCCGGGAAGAACGTCGACGTCGACGAGAAAGTCGACCAGCCCGTCGACGAGTCGTAGCTGCGAGATCTCCTCGAACCGGACCCAGGCGACCTCGGCGGCGTCGTCGCCCGCCAGGGGCTCCCCATCGGAGATGATCGTCACCTCGAAGTCGGCGATCACGTGGTGATGGTCGTCACTCAGATGTTCCACCCAACCGAGATGGCGCCCGCACACACCGTCCAAGCCGGTCTCTTCACGTAGCTCCCGGACCACGGCCTCGATCAGCGTCTCGCCCCACTCGACGCGCCCGCCCGGCACCGACCACAGGCCCCGACCCGGTTCGTTCGCCCGGCGCACGAGGAGAAGGTGGTCGGCGACCGTCGCGACAGCGCCGACGGCGACGCACGGCGTCCGGCCCATCAGGAATCGGCACCGTCGAGGCGACGCCGGACCGTTATCGCCCGCGCGACGAGTCCGTACCGCTCGAAGAAGTTCTTTCCCGCCCTGTTTCCCGGTAGCACCGAGGATTCGATTGCGATGGCACCGTGTCCGTGACTCCACTCCAGGAGAACGTCCATCACCGCCTCGGCGACGCCGACGTCCCGGGCGTCGGGAAGCACCCACAGACCGGTCACGGTGGCCACAGTGCCGTCGCCGGGTCTCTCAGCCACCGCGGCCTCGCCGTAGCCCACCACGACCTCGTCGATCGTGCCGACGACGAGGGTTCGGTCGCCTGCGGCCAGGTCGGCCTGGAGCGAGGCACGCACCGCCGAAGGTCGGGGGTGCGTGAGCAACCACACATCGCCGCCGCGCATGGTCCCCACGTCGGCGGCCGCAGCGTCCAGCAGAGCTTCGACGACGTCCAGATCGCCCTCCCGGGCCTCTCGCGCGGTGACCTCCACCGACTCAGGCCTGGAGCTGATCTATGCGGCCCAGGATCGTCCTGCGACCGCGGTGGGAGGCCTCGTAGCGACGCACGTCCTCGAGCTCATCGGGCTCGAGGCCTGAGAGGCGTCGTACGACCTGCTTCGCTGCCAGGCTGTCGTAGTCGACGATGGCGAGAGTCTCGGAAGGGGGTCCCGTAGCGACGTCGTCGGGACCGGTGACGGCATTCGCGGTGGCCTCGGAGTCGACGGACGCAGCGACGCGATCTGCGACGACCAGCTCGGGAAGGCCCGTTGAGGGATCGGTTTCGGCCCCGGCGGGATCCCGGAACGATCGCCGCAGGTCCTCGATGGTGACGGTGAAGGCTGTCTGTCCGAGCATCCGTGCGAACGCGATCTGGCGACGGCCGCGGTCCGCCAGTTCGGCGACCACACGCCGGCGTTCCAGGATCAGCCCGAGTGGGGCGAAGACCGCCAGGTCCGCAACGGTGCCCATAGGGCCGCGTTCATCGCTCACAGGCGCTCAGAACCGCTATGGAGCGGTCGTGTCACAGCCGGGCGATGGAGGGGCAGGGGTCCTCACCCGACGGGCACTCGGGATTCGCACGTCGACCGAACATGCGTGCGTTCACGATCAGGAAGCACCCTTCGCACAGCCACTCGTCATCACGACGGGGCGCGACGCGGTCGGGTGTCTGCTCGGGCTTCTTCTGGCCGGACGTCTCGTCCTCGTCGTCCTCGTCGTCTTCGTCATCGCCTGCGGCGATGCGATCCTTCAGGATCGTGTCGAGGTCGGCCTCCACATCATCGGGGTCGGCTTCGTCCTCGTCGTCGTCCTCGTCGTCGCTGGTGCGGCGTCGGGGCTTCTCTTCCTCGTCCTCGTCGTCGTCCTCATCGTCATCATCGGTGTCGAGGTCCGCGTCGAGGGCCTCGTCGTCGATGTCCTCCTCGTCGAGGTCCTCCTCGTCGAGGTCCTCGGCTTCGAAGTCGTCACCGTCGAACTCTTCTTCGTTCTCGTCGTCGTCAGCCATCGTGAGTGTGGGGTCGATCCCGGGGTTGTGATCTCTGCGCGCCGGATCATAGAGCCAGCAGGGCGCGAGTTGGCGCGCCGAGCCGCCCGTGGCGTCAGATCCGGTTCCGCAGCGAGAGGATTCCGTCCACGTAGGAGACACTCGAGGGGTAGATCCCGTGGACCGCCACGGCGTGTAGACCCTGGTAGTAGGCGGCAACGGCGAGGCGTTCGTCACCGGCGAGTTGATCCAGGAGATAGGACAGGAAGCGCGCACTCATGCGGATGTTGTCCTCCACGACGAAGGGGTCGAGGCTCTCCGCGATGAGGTCTTCGGCCACCCAGCGCGCCGTGGACGGCATCAACTGGCCGATGCCGATCGCACCGGCCGACGACACCAGCGTGTTGTTCCATCCGGATTCGAACCACGTGAGCGCCCGGAAGAGGTCCGTCGGCACGCCGTAGTAGCCGGCCCAATGGTCGAGCAGGGAGCGGATCTCATCGCTGGAGGCGCCTTCGACGGGGATCCTGAGACGGTCGCCGACAACGACGAGATCCGGATCGGTCAGTTCATTGGCCGCCTCCAGCGCGACGACGTCCACCCCGAAGCGGGTGGCGACCGACGACAACGAATCACCCGGCTGCACGGTGTAGTAGCGCTCCAGATGTGCCGTGTCGGGTTCGGGTTCCGGGGCGGACGGCGCCGACGCGGGGATGACGATGTCGGTGCCGATCAGGACGAGATCGGGGTCGGCGATGCCGTTGTCGACCGCCAGGCGCGTTACGTCCACCCCGAAGCGGGCGGCGATCGCCGACAGCGAGTCGCCCCGCTCGATGGTGTAGACGAAGGTCGCAGCGGAGGTCGTCTCGCCCGGATCGACGGGGCCCACCACGAGCGTCTGGCCGACCTGGATCCGGTCGGCGTCGCCGAGACCGTTGCGCTCGACGAGGTCCGCCACCGAGGTGTCGTGACGCTGCGCGATCAGCGAGAGTGAATCGCCCTCGACGACGACGTAGTCCTCGGCGGCGACGGGGGCCGCGAGCGCCACCACCAGCGTGACCATGACGGCCACCAGACTCGGATACTTCATCGAGCGCGTTCTCCCCGGGGTCGGGGGAGAAATCTCGACGCGCACGGAAGGCCTGACGGTCCGCCCGCGGCAGGGTAAAGCTACACGAGTCCCCCACGGCGGGCAACAGGCCGCGGGGTTGCGGGTTCAGTCCCGACTCATGCGGCGCTGCTCGGAGCGCCGCTCCGACTCGAGGCGTTCCAGGTCGGCCTCAGGTGAGAGATCGACGTACTTCATCATCTCGGCCACTGCGGGATGGCCGGCTTCGGACTCGATGAGCCGGTACATCTCCTGTCCCACGTGGCGGTAGGCGGGGTGCCCCTGCGTCGATGTGCGCAACTCGATGAGATGCATCGCCTCGCGGGCGTTCATCTGCATGACGAACCGGACCTTGTAGGCGAGCGCGACGGCGTAGGCGGCCTGCTCCGGGTAGCCGTCGTCGAGCGCCTCCCACAGTGCAGCGGAGCGGTCCATCGCCCGGTCGAAACCCGCTGTCATGCCCGCCAGGTCCACAGCCTCGGGCCGCGTGTAGCCGTTGCCGGGCGTGAGGCGCTGCCACTCGATCGTGAGCATGCGGTGACGCTGCAGATCTCTGAACGCCCCGTAGTCGGCCAGCACGTCGAAGCGGTAGGTCGGTCGTTCCAGTGCTCTACCGGGCTTGTGGCGACGGTTGCGACGGTCGCCGACGTAGGCGCGCACCACGGCCATCCGGTCGTCGACGCTCATCGCCCGCACGAGACTCTCGAGTTGGCGCTCGGGGAGGTCGCTGTGGGCGTACAACATCGATGCCACGAGCTTGATCTCGCCCTCTGGGTCGTGGTCGACGAGCGTCACCGTGGGCGCCGGGTCCGGGTTGACCGTGGCCAGGAGGTCTCCGGCTACGGCCTGCATCCGCTCGTCGACGTCGGCGAGATAGTTGCTCGCCGCCACACCCCGGTCCTCGAGGTCCACCCGGCGCAGGAACGACGGGATCACCTTGCGCAGCTCGGCGAGCATGAGGGTGGCGTAGTGGCGGGCCTCGGGAAGCGGGTGGGCCCGCATGCGCAGCAGGAGGTTCTCGTAGCCCTGACCGGAGCCGTAGATGCCGACGTTGGACAGCGAGGCCGCGGGCAGCATGCCCCGGACGGCGTCGAAGGCCTTCGCCCTGATCGCCTGGCGGTACACGAAGTCGCTGTCGTCGGAGGTCTTGGGGATCCGGGCGCGGAACCAGTCCTGCATGATCGGAACGGCTTCGGAGTACGCGTCGAAGATCCGGTCCATGTCCGCCACGTAGCGGGTTCCGAGGTGCGAACGGGCCACGTCGGGATCCCGCCAGTACCGGTATCGCCCGCCGAGGCGTGTGTCGTAGGCGATGTAGCGCGTCGACTGCTCGAGGTACGACATGAGCCGACCCCATTCGAGAACCTTCGTCAGGACGTTCGACGCCTGCTCGCACGCCAGGTGCACGCCGCCCAGCTGGGCAACCGAGTCGTCGCCGTACTCGAGGAAGACACGGTCATAGAGCTGCTCGGCGCGCTCCAACCCCATGGTGGCGTCGATCGTGTCATCGCCGGTGATGTCGAGGTCGCCGACGAACTCGTCAAGGAACAGGCGTCGCAGGCTCTTCGAGCTGCGGGAGTAGCGCGCGAACAGGGCGCCCTTGACGACCTCGGGGAGGTTGACGAGCGCGAATACCGGCTGGTCGAGGTTCGTGAAGTACCGCCGGAGCACGTCGGTCTCGGGCTCGGAGAACTCCTCGGCGACGTAGAGGGTCACGGGCGGCGAGAGTAGGACGGCATGGCCCCGACGCGGCGGATGCCCCGTGCTTCAGCGTGACGACGCATGGTCAGGCGGAGTCGGAGGCCGCGTCGAACTCGTCGGCGGCGTCGGAGCGAAGCGCGTCGTCGAGCCACACGTCGACCAGCGTGGACGCCAGGATCTTCGCACCGTCGATCACGGCGGCGTCCCCGCTCGGCGACGCTGCGTACCCGGCGAAGCGTTCGGTGTGGATCGACACGTCATGGGGAGCTGCGGCGATCATGGGGTGGATCGACGGCACGGCGTAGCTGACGTCGCCCATGTCGGTGGAGCCCTGGACGCGGGTCCGCGCTGTCGGCTCCTTCATCTCACGGCCGAGCTGTCTCGCGTTCGAGACGAACGCTGCGAGGAGCGCCCGGTTGTCGATCATGTCGGCGTAGCGGCGGCCCTGGGCCTCGATCGAGCAGGTGCAACCTGTCGCGGTGGCTCCAGAGCGCAGCGCGGCCTGCACGCGGGCGCAGAGCTCGTCGAGCCCACCGAGCGTCGGTGAGCGCACGTACCACTCCGTCTCGGCCCGCGCCGGGACGATGTTGGGCTTCTCCCCGCCATGGGTGATCACACCGTGGACCCGCTCGGAGTCGGTCATGTGTTGGCGGAGCGCGGCGACACCCATGTAGCCGAGAACAGCGGCGTCGAGCGCGTTGCGTCCCACATGGGGCGCCGCGGCCGCGTGAGCCTCGGCACCGGTGTAGGTGGCCCGGAGCTGGTCGATGGCGAGCGTCGACATCGTGGTCAGGTCCCGACCCGACGGGTGGACCATCAAGGCGGCGTCCACGCCTTCGAAGGCGCCGCGCTCGACCATGAAGACCTTGCCGCCACCACCCTCTTCGGCCGGTGTTCCGAACACCTTCACGGTGCACCCGAGTTCGTCGGCCACGGTGGCCGCGGCGAGGCCCGCCCCGAGTCCGGACGCGGCGATGATGTTGTGGCCACACGCGTGGCCCAGCCCCGGCAGGGCGTCGTACTCGCAGATCACGCCGACGGTGGGCCCGTCGGTGCCCGCTGTCGCGACGAATGCCGTGTCGAGTCCGAACGCGTGGGCCTCGACCGCGAGGCCGGCGCCGTCGAGCACCTCCACGAGGACGTCGTGCGCATGGTGCTCCTCGAAACACAACTCGGGATTGGCCCAGATGTCGTGGGACACCCCCAGAAGCTGCTCGGTGCGCTCGTCCACGACACCATGGAGTCGCTTCTTCAGATCGGAGGTCCCGCTGCCGCTCATCGGCCCAATCTATCCGCCGGGGCCGGGCGGGCAGGGGTCTGCCGGCTCAGACCACGAGCCGCAGCGCGCCCGGCTCGATGCGCACCGCGATGTCGCGGAACCGGCCGACAGCGGTGCCGTCGAGGTGGATGTCGAGTGGGGGGTCGAAGGCGAACGTCTGTGCCGTCGTGCGTCTCAGCGAGATGCCCGGGTGCGGCACATGATCACCCGGTCCGAGACGCCGACGGATCCTGAGACGGGTGACGAGATCGGGGTCTGCGTCGAGCACGTCCAGTCGACCGTCACCGGGGTGACCCGCGGGCGCGACCCTCCATGGCCCCCGGAGTGGGGCGTTCATGACGGCCACCACGCGGCCATGCCACCAGCTCCGCCGCGCGATCAGATGGGCGACGAACCAGTGCAGCCGGCCGTCGCAGAGGACCGAACCCAGGTCGCAGGTCACGTGGGTGGCCTCGGGCGAATCGAGTCGGGCACGATCGCCGCGGCCACCCAGGGTCCGGCACAGATCACCCCCGAGTAGCGCGAGCACGGGAATCTCGCGGTTCTCCCGGCGCGCCCCGGTCACGACCTCCCTGGCCTCGGCATCGCTGGACACGATCACCGCGCCCGGAGGCAGTGCGCCCGTCCCACCCCAGTCCTCGCCGCGCCGAACTCCCATCACGTGTCGGCGTCCGTGACGCCGGCCTCCTCGTCCTCGGCGTCCTCTTCGTCGCCCACCTCGAAACGCGCCGACACCACGCCGCGGTCGAGACGACGGACAGCGTCCCGTGCCGCGATCCCCACGCCGCCGGTCGGCACGCCCTCGAGCTGTCGGAGGAGATCGACCAGTATCCGGACGTTGCGGACGAAGTCACCACCGGTCATCTCGCCCGGTAGGCAGGCCTCGAAGCTCTCACCAGCGGCCCACCGTCGTGCCGCGAGGGCGAATGCACTGTCGGGAGCGCGGGTGACGGGCTCACCGAGCGCGGTGGTCTCGTCGTGCGCCAGCGCGCCGGCGAGCTGGGCGAGCTGCTCCCAGCGCTGCGCCAGATCGGCGGTCGGCCAGGTGGTGGGCGGTGCCGGCTCGGCGGACCGGTGTTCGTAGGTGATGCACGAGACGACGGCCG from Acidimicrobiales bacterium encodes:
- a CDS encoding M20 family metallopeptidase, with the protein product MSGSGTSDLKKRLHGVVDERTEQLLGVSHDIWANPELCFEEHHAHDVLVEVLDGAGLAVEAHAFGLDTAFVATAGTDGPTVGVICEYDALPGLGHACGHNIIAASGLGAGLAAATVADELGCTVKVFGTPAEEGGGGKVFMVERGAFEGVDAALMVHPSGRDLTTMSTLAIDQLRATYTGAEAHAAAAPHVGRNALDAAVLGYMGVAALRQHMTDSERVHGVITHGGEKPNIVPARAETEWYVRSPTLGGLDELCARVQAALRSGATATGCTCSIEAQGRRYADMIDNRALLAAFVSNARQLGREMKEPTARTRVQGSTDMGDVSYAVPSIHPMIAAAPHDVSIHTERFAGYAASPSGDAAVIDGAKILASTLVDVWLDDALRSDAADEFDAASDSA